The genomic segment CTCACCCGGGGGGTCTCGACAAGAGGCTGAGATACTGCTGGCACCCGTGCAGCGCAGTGACCCGATGAACCTGATCCAGTTCATACTGGCGTAGGGATGGTGCACTGGCCGCGCGGGCCCCGATCATGTCAGGCATGTGGGGGCAAAAACCATACCGGCAACCCCATTCGACGCGGAACTGGGTCTCCAACGCTTTGAGCTATGGAGGCTCCGACCGATGAAAGACCTGACCCCAACCGTCACCACGGGCCCGCTGCCCGCCTCGCGCCGCGTCTGGCACGCGGGCGAGCGTCACCCCGATATCCGCGTGCCCATGCGCGAGATCGACCTGCACCCAACGGCAGGCGAGCCACCCGTCACCGTATATGACAGCTCCGGCCCCTATACGGACCCGGATGCCGAGATCGCCATCGACCGCGGACTTCCGCGCCTGCGCGAGGGCTGGATCGCCGCCCGAGGCGATACCGAGACTTACGAGGGCCGCGACACTACCCCCGCCGACAACGGGTTCGCCGAAGGCGCGCGGCTGGTGCCGGAATTCCCCGTGCGCAATGCGCCGCGCCATGCAACCGGGGGGCGGGCCGTAACCCAGATGGCCTATGCCCGCGCCGGGATCGTCACGCCGGAAATGGAATTCGTGGCAATCCGGGAAAACCTCGGCCGCAAGGCTCAGGCCGAGAAACTGACCCGCGACGGCGAAAGCTTTGGCGCGGCGATCCCGGATTTCATCACGCCGGAATTCGTCCGCGATGAAATCGCCATGGGGCGGGCGATCATCCCCACCAACATCAACCACCCCGAGGCCGAACCCATGGCGATCGGGCGCAACTTCCTCGTGAAGATCAATGCCAATATCGGCAATTCGGCCGTGACCTCGTCGATGGCCGAGGAAGTCGAGAAGATGGTCTGGGCGACGAGATGGGGCGCCGACACGGTCATGGACCTGTCGACGGGGCGCAACATCCACAACATCCGCGACTGGATCCTGCGCAACTCTCCGGTGCCGATCGGGACGGTGCCGCTGTACCAGGCGCTGGAAAAGGTCGGCGGCATTGCCGAAGATCTGACCTGGGAAGTCTTCCGCGACACGCTGATCGAGCAGGCCGAGCAGGGGGTGGACTATTTCACGATCCACGCGGGCGTCAGGCTGCACATGATCCCGATGACGGTGAACCGGGTGACCGGGATCGTTTCGCGCGGGGGCTCGATCATGGCAAAGTGGTGCCTGCATCATCACCGCGAAAGCTTCCTCTACGAGCATTTCGACGAGATCTGCGAGATCGCGCGTGCCTATGACGTGTCCTTCTCGCTTGGCGACGGGCTGCGGCCCGGCTCAATCGCGGATGCCAATGACGAGGCCCAGTTCGCGGAACTCGAGACGCTGGGCGAGCTGACGCAGATCGCCTGGGCGCGCGACTGTCAGGTCATGATCGAAGGGCCGGGCCACGTGCCCATGCACAAGATCAAGCCCAACATGGACAAGCAGCTCGAGGTCTGCGGCGAGGCACCGTTCTATACGCTCGGGCCGCTCACGACCGACATCGCGCCGGGCTACGACCACATCACCAGCGGCATCGGTGCGGCCATGATCGGGTGGTTCGGCACGGCGATGCTCTGCTACGTGACGCCCAAGGAGCACCTTGGGCTGCCCGACCGCGACGACGTGAAGGTCGGCGTCATCACCTACAAGATCGCGGCCCATGCGGCGGACCTGGCCAAGGGCCACCCAGCGGCGCAGATCCGCGACGATGCCTTGTCGCGGGCGCGGTTCGAGTTCCGCTGGGAAGACCAGTTCAACCTCTCGCTCGATCCCGAAACCGCCCGGTCGATGCATGACGAAACCCTGCCAAAAGAGGCCCACAAGGTCGCGCATTTCTGTTCGATGTGCGGGCCGAAGTTCTGCTCGATGCGGATCAGCCACGACATCCGCGCGGAGGCACAGAAGGACGGCATGGCGCGCATGGCAGAGAAGTTCCGCGAAGGCGGAGACCTGTATATCCCGCTGGAGGACGTGAAATGAGCCAGACACCCGCAAACCTTCTGACCACCCTGCGCGCCGCGCCGCCGCTGGTGCAATGCATCACCAACTACGTCGCGATGAACATCGCGGCCAACGTAATGGTCGCCGCAGGGGCCAGCCCTGCGATGGTGTCCGCCGCCGAAGAGGCCGAAGAGTTTGCCGGCATCGCAGGTGCGGTGACGGTGAATATCGGCACCCTGTCGCCGCCCTTCGTGGCGGGGATGCGGGCTGCAATCCGGGGGGCACAGCAGGCCGGGCGACCCTGGGTGTTGGACCCGGTGGCCTGCCAGGCGACACGCTATCGCCGCGAGGTGGTGCAGGCGCTGGTGGCCGAAGGTCCGACGATTATCCGGGGGAATGCCTCGGAGATTCTGTCGCTAGCAGGCGAGGTCAGCCAGGGGCAGGGGGTCGACGGGCGCGATGCCGTCGAGATGGCGGAGAAGGGCGCGCGGCGGGTGGCGCGCTCCAGCGGCGCGGTGGTCGCCGTGACCGGCGCGGTCGACTACGTGACCGACGGCACCCGCGCGGTGAGGATCGAGGGCGGCTCGCCCTACATGCCGATGAACACCGCGCTTGGCTGTTCGCTGACCTGCCTCTGCGGGGCCTATGCGGCGGTGGCCGAAGGCGCCTTCGACGCCGCCGTGGGCGCGCTGGCGCATTTCGCCGTGGCGGGCGAACGGGCGCAGGAGGGGGCCTCGGGGCCGGGCAGCTTTGCGCCGCGGTTTCTGGACGCGCTGGCCGCTGTGACGCCCGAAGCGCTGTCGGGGGCGGTGATCCATGACGCGGCGGTGCACGCGTGAGGCGCTGCCCGGACCTGTCGCTCTACCTCGTGCTCGATCCCGGCCTCTGCGCCGGGGTCGGCATGGTGGAAACCGCCCGCGCCGCCGTGGCGGGTGGGGCGACGGTGGTGCAACTGCGCGACAAGGCGGCAGACACCACGCGGATGATCGAGACGGGGCACGCGCTGAAGGCCGCGCTGGCCGCGACCGGCAGCGCGCTGATCGTGAACGACGACGTGGAGGCCGCCATCGCCATCGGCGCGGACGGGCTGCACATCGGTCAGGGCGACATGGCGGTGGAGGAGGCGCGGGCGCGGATCGGCGCGGCGATGGTGCTGGGTCTGTCGGTCGAGACCCCCGCGCTGGCCGCCGCCGTAGATCCGGCGCTGGTCGATTACATCGGGGCGGGGCCGGTCTTTTCCACGCCGTCCAAGCTGGATCACAAGGCCCCTGTAGGCTTTGAAGGGCTGGCAGCGCAGGTCGCAGCAAGCCCCGTGCCCGCCGTGGCGATCGGCGGGTTGAAAGCCCACCACGTGGCACAGGCTCTAAAGGCCGGGGCGCAGGGTGTCGCGGTTGTTTCGGCCATCTGCGGTCAACCGGACCCCAAGGCCGCTGCCGGCGCCCTCAGGGACAGGATCGACGCCCTAGACGCCTGATCCCCAAAGCGCATGAAAGTGATGCACGGGCCCGTGCCCCTGGCCCACGTCCAATGCATCGCTTTCGGCAAGCGCGGCGTGCAGATAGGCCTTGGCGCGGGCCACGGCTTCGGGCATGTCGTGATGTGGCAAAAGCGCCGCGATGGCCGAAGAGAGCGTGCAGCCGGTGCCGTGATCGTTGGTCGTGGCGATGCGCGGGGCCTTCAGTGCCCGGGTGCCCTTGGGGCCAGTCAGCAGGTCGGTGCTGTGCTCGCCCTCCAGATGCCCGCCCTTCAGCAGCACGTAGTCCGAACCTAGCGCCAAGAGGTCCGGTAGGGCGGCCTGCATCGCCTGGACAGTCCAGTCGTCTTCGCGACCCAGCAGAACTGCGGCTTCGGGCAGGTTCGGGGTGATGACGCGGGCCAGCGGCACAAGCGCCTCGCGCACGGCCGAGACCGCTTCTGGGTCGAGCAGGGCATGACCGCTTTTTGCCACCATCACCGGGTCGAGCACGATGTTACCCGCCCCGTGATGGCGCAGCCTGTCGGCCACGGCCTCGGCAATTCCGGCATTTGAGATCATCCCGATCTTCACCGCGTCGATGCGTACGTCGTCCAGTACCGCGTCGATCTGGTCGGCGACGAAATCGGGCGACAGTGCCTGAAAAGAGCGGACGCCGCAGGTGTTCTGCGCCACGACTGCGGTGACGACCGAACAGGCATATGCCCCTAGCGCCGACATGGCCTTGATATCGGCCTGGATTCCTGCGCCGCCCGAGGGATCGGTACCCGCGATGGTCAGGACGTTAGCGGTCATGACGGCATCTCCGACATCAGTGCAGCGGCCTGGTCCGCGACCTCGGCCACATCGAGGCTCAGCGCGAGGTTTCTGTCAGTTAATGCATTGAGGTCGACCCATCGCGCCTCGAGCGCGTCGTCCCCCGCAACCGGCTCTCCGGCTTTCCATCGGAATAGCACGGCGATCAAGATGAAGTGTCGGCACAGGTTGCCTGTGGCGTCATGGTCGAACGCGTCAACTGCCGTGAACACGCGGAGCGGCTCGGCGGAAACACCGGTTTCCTCCGCGAGTTCTCTTGTTGCGGCTTCAAACAGGGTCTCGCCGTGGCCGATCTTTCCGCCCGGAAATCCCCACCGCCCCGCGTCGGGCGGATTTGCGCGGCGAACGAGAAGCACCTGATTGTCGCGTATGACGGCGGCGATGGTCGCGGAAATCGGGCGAGGGTCTATGGATGGAGATGGCAAGTCGGCCTCGTCATGCTAAGGCCGGCAAGGGCAAGAGAGCGGTGCGATCCTGTCCCTTCGCCGGCATGATCCGGATCAGGTTCAAAGGGTCACCGCGCTGCATCTGCCAGCGATATCTCAGCCCCTTGTCGGGACACCCCTAGGTAATTTGCATCCTATCAGTGTGGTGCCCGAAATCAACGCTTCCCGTGCTGCGACTCTGCCGGGCCCAGATGCCTGAGGGTCTCTTCTCGGAGCACCCGCGCAAGCCTTTCGGCAAAGCGCGACAGTTTCGGTGCCCGCAACAGGCGCACGTCGATGTTCGGTAAATCCGGCAGGTCAAGCTCTGCGCCGACGCAGGCGAGATCCTCCGGTCTGCCGTGATCCATGCGAACGACGATGCCTAAGCCACTGCGCAAGCCAGCCCAGACGGCGGGCAGGTTCGGAGTGGTGAGCACGGCGCGCCAGCGCGTTTGGCTGTGGTCCAGCACGGCACCCATGCAGCAGGAGTGCGCCGTGCCAGAACGAAAGCGGAAGCCGCACGATTAGCACCATTGCTTGCTGTTACATACCGTCTGATCACCGTCGCAGTGGGGTGCGTGGATAGTAATGCGGAGGCCTGCCTCGGGGTTAGACTCGGAAGAGGCGATGTTCCGTCTAGATGAAAAGCCAAGAACCTGCCGTGGCCCCGGTCTCAAGTGCGGGCGCAAATGGCGTCACAGGGTTGCGATACTTGGCTCTGTCCGCCGGCTGAGCGCGACAATGGTCGGGATGGCCGCGAGGGCGAGGCCCGCGGCAATAGAGAAGAAGATTCCGTAGCCGAAATGCTCTGCCACGAGGCCGGCGAGGCTGCCAGAGATCATGCTGACGGCTGCATCCATGCACTGGAACAGCGTGAAGTCGACGCCCGCCTGCCGGGGGTCGGACCATTTCATGAAGAGCGCGTAGAGCGCCACGAAGCCGAGCGCCATCATCGCCGCGCTGCCGGCGATTGCGATCGGGGCGGCGATCTGGGTGCCGACGATTCCGGTACCGGCCGAAAAGGCCACGAAGCCGAGCAGCCCCGCCTGCACGGCGACTGCCGAGGCGAGGATGCGGCGGCTGCCGAATTTCCGCACAAGCCCACCGCCGCACAGCGCCCCGACAAGCCCCAGCCCAAGGCTGCCTGCACCGCTCACCAACCCGAGATCGGTCAGGGAATAGCCCGCGTCGATGAAGAAAGGGCCGATCATGCCCATCGCGGTTTTCTGGGCGACTACGTAGATCGCGGCGATTGCAAGCCCGTTGCGCACCTCGGGCCGCGACAGGGCATCGGACAGTTTCGGGACATGCGCGCGGGTTTCGTCGGTGCCGGCGCGGGCAATCAGGATGAAGGGGAGGATCAGAAGCACCACGCCGCCTGCCATCGTCCAAGTTCCGATGGCCCATCCGGCCCGGTCGACCAGCACGAGGAAAAGCCCGCCGCCGATGGCCGAGCCGACATAGGCCCCGCCCACCTGCGCAGCGTTGCCCCAGCCGTATTGCCCGCCGCGCAGGGCGGCCACGGCGTAGCCGTCGCAGGAGATGTCGACTGTGGCGGTAGCGAAGGCCACGGCCAGAAGCACCGCCATGACCGGCAGCACCGGGGCCGGCCCGATAAGCCCGGCGAGGCAGAGGCCGATAAACGAGACTGCCCCACCCGCGAGCACGATCTGCGCCGAGCGGTGCCGGCCCCGTGCGGGAAGCCGGAAGCGTTCAACCGCAGGGGCCCAGAGAAACTTCAGCGCCCAGGGGAGCACCAACAGCGACAAGAGCCCGATCTGGTCGAGCGGCAGCCCCTGTTGTCGGAGCACCCCCGGAAGGCCGGACCATGTCAGCCCGCCGATCACGCTTTGCGCGACGTAGACGCCGCCAATCGCTCCAACGATCGCCGGCGCCGATGGTGTGGACCCGCTCAAAACCGGTGCCGGAGGCTGACCGTGGCCGTGCGACCTTCGTAGCGGTAGCAGGTGCCGGCGCTGCAGGTCTGGCCGTCTTCGTCGAAGAGGTTCTTCACGTTGGCCTGGAGCTGCACACCTTCGATGCCGTGGCGGGCAAGGTCATAAGTGAAGCTGAGGTCGGTGAAATAGCGCTCGGAATTGCGGAAGCTGTTCTGGTCGTCGCCCCAGCTTGGCCCGACATAGCGCAGGCCGCCCCCGATACCGATCCCGCGAAGGGGGCCGGTTGTCGGCTCGTAGAAGGCCCAGAGGGAGGCGCTGGTTTCGGGGATGGCGGAGAGGTCGTTGCCATTGGTGCCCGCAGCGCCTTTTTCGATCTCGACCTCGACCTTGGTGAAGCTGCCGGTGACGCGGAGCGCCTTGGTCAGGTTCGCCTGTGCCTCGATCTCGAAGCCCTGCGAATGCAGGTCGAGCTGGCGCTGCTTGTTGACGCCGGTGGAGGTGTCGAAGACCACGCCGTCTTCCTGCTGAATGTCGAAGAGCGATGCGGTGATCAGGCTGTCGGTTCCTGGGATGACGTACTTGACGCCGATCTCTGCCTGTTCGGCGCGGGTGGGTTCGGCCGGACGGCTGACATTGGTGGTCACATCGTCGAAGACCCGCCCGACATTGGGCGAGAAGGAGGTCGAGTAGTTGGCGAAGGGCGTAAGGCCGTTCGAGAACTCGTAGGCGACGCCGATGCGGCCCGAGAAGGCCTCGTCGGAGGTATTGGTCGGCCTGCCGGTGGCATCATAAGCCTTGGTGTCGACCCAGTCGTAGCGGCCACTGGCGAAGACCGTCCATGGGCCAGAGGTCATCTGGTCATGGAAATAGACGCCGACTTGGTCGTTCCGCTGCCCGCCGGAATAGGGCACCGGCATCGTGGCCGTCGCCGCGGCTGACACATAGCCGACGGCGGAATAGGCATCGTAGGAGGCCTGGGTGTAGTCGACGCCTGCGACCATTTCATGCTCGACCGCGCCGGTTGAGAAGTCGATCTCGGCCATGGTGTCGACGGAGAACTGCTGCATGTCCTCGAGGTAGTGCCCCCAGTAGCGCGCGAGGCCCCCGCCAGCCGCGTAGAAGCCGCTGTATTCAAGATCAGCGTCGACCTCGGAATACCTGAGGTTCTGGCGCAGGGTGATGGCGTTTGTCAGCTCGTGCTCGATCTCGTAACCGGCGCGCCACTGCGTCTGCTCGAAATCGTTGTAAGCCGGGTCGCCGTTGTAGAGTTCGGACGCGACTCCGTAGCTCGGATTGTAGTAAGCGGCGGTGCCACCGACCGTAGCCTCGGAGTATTCGCCGAGGAAGGTGATGCGCGTGCGGTCGCTGAGATTGTAGGTCAGGCTGGGCGCGATCAGCATCTTGTCGTCGGGATAACCCGGCAGCGGGGTGCCGGAATCGCGCCAGAGGCCGGTCAGGCGGTATAGAAGCCGCCCGTCTTCGTCGATCGGGCCGGAGAAGTCGAAGGCCACTTCGGCGCGGTCGTCCGTGCCGGTTGTGAATTTCAGCTCGCGGAACTTGTAGTCGAGGGGGCGCTTACTGACGATATTGACCAGCCCGCCCGGGCCGCTGACGCCATAGAGGGAGGAGGCCGGGCCCTTCAGGAGCGCGACGCCTTCATAGGTGTAGGGATCGTTGCGGAACCAGGCCGACGGACCGTTATACTGGCGCAGGCCATCGCGGAAGAGGCCTGTGTAATAGGCCGGGAAGCCACGCAGGTAGAGGGCGTCGTAGCGGGTATCGAAACCGAAATTGTTGACGGAGGTGCCGCTGGAATAGCCGACCGTGTCGAGAAGGGTGCGCGGCTGCTGATCTTCGATTTGGTCCGTCGTCACGACGCTGATGTTCTGGGGGATGCGGCGGATCTCGGTGTCGACCTTGGTGGCCTGACGCCCGCCTTGGGCGACGTAACCATCCTGTTGCAGGGTGTCGTCGCTTTCCGACTCGAGCTGGATCGTTCCCAGCTCGTAGTTCTGGCCTTCTTGCGCCGTCGCGGGAAGTCCGATGACGGCGGTGACAGCCAGCACGCTTATTGATGTTCGCACGAAATTACTCCTGTACATACTCGGGTCCCGGTTGGGGGTGTGTCACGTTCATCGAAGAATAACAAACAAAAATAGTCAGATTTATGGTTCTCTGGTGGATAAGGAAGGCGGAATCCAACACACGGTCCCGAACTCCACCGGCCGCACGATCGGCGTTGCGCTTGTCAGATAGTGCCGAAAATGGCGCGAGAGGGTGCTGTCAGACCAATTCGAGCTCGTCTCGACTTGGTCAGTGAGGTTGCCCTTTATGCCGCGCCGAGACTGCGCCACTTGGCCAGAGCGGCAGCATGGTTGTGCTTGAGAATTTGTCTGCTGTGGAGGTTGCGCCCCGAATTGAACAAGGTGTTCTCATAGCTCAATTCTCAGTAAAATATTGGAAGCCTTCCGGTCCACGTCTCAGCTGAAATTAACAGCCTTACAAAAACGAAGATATGCGATTACATTTTTTTCGCTTTGAACCCAATGTTTACGGAATTTGGTCATGCCGCGCAGATTTCCACCGTTTTCGGCAATCCGAGCGTTTGAATCCACGGCGCGGCTTGGACGGCAGACCGAGGCTGCGAAGGAGTTGGGGGTTTCGATCTCCGCCATCAGTCATCAGATCAAGGCGTTGGAGAACTATGTTGGCGCGCCTCTTTTCGAGAAACAGAGCGGCCAGCTTCGGCTTTCCGCGTTCGGCTCGCAGTTGCTGGCTCCGCTTACCGGGGCGCTCAACATGCTCGAATCGACCTTTGCCAACTATCCGAACCGATCCGGTGTTCGCCAACTGACCATTCAGACTTACAAGCCCTTTGCGAACCTTTGGCTGATGCCGCAGCTGGCTGATTTCACGACACGGTTTCCCGACATTCCGCTGTCGGTTCTGACATCGACGAAACGCCCGCTGGAGAGCGATGTCGACATGGCCGTGATCTACGCGAACTCAAAACCCCAGGAAGAACGCTGCGATCTGCTTTTCAGGGAGGTCACCACGCCGGTCTGCTCGCCGGACCTGTTGAAGATGAAAGGTGGTGAGCCGACGATCGAAAGGCTTGCCAGTGAGCGGTTGATCTCATCTGCCAAGTACATGAACGCTTGGCAGGACTGGATGAGCGATGCAGGAGTGCAGGGTTTTCATGCGCGACCGTCTCTAGTGGTGGATGATCTCTCGACCGGGCTGCAGGCCGCGATAAGTGGAGTGGGGTGGGTCATGGACATGACGCCGCTTGCGTCGTGGTACAAGGGGCAAGGGGCCCTGGTGGCCCCGTTCAAGGGCGTGCTTCACGAGACGGGGTATTCATATTACCTCGTGATATCAAGGCATTGCGTCAATCGAGAAGACGCTTTGGTGTTTCGCGACTGGCTTTTGAAGCAATGCGGCCGGGAGGAGGATGAGGCCCCGGGCGGCTGAGATGCCTCTGCGATCCGGACGTTACGGTGTTGTCAAGCAGCGCAGTTAGTTGCTGAGGTGGGCCGCCCCGGGCAATCCTCCAGGGCGGCTTTCAGCCTGATCCGGTGCGGCGGGTGTCAAACCAGCACCCTCGGGATCCGTTCCAGCCATGATTTGGCGAGGACCGGCTTGCCGTCTTCATAGGCGCGGATCGAGGCTTCGATGATGAAGTCGTTCTCGTCGCAGCGCATGGCCTGCTGCGTTTCGATCCGAAATTCATGCTGGCCCTTGCGGCCCCATTCGTTCAACGCGACGGAGCGGCATTCTGCGGTGGTGGGGTCGCTTTCCGAAACGCTGCGCTCCCGCTGGCTCCGGCTGCCAAACTCCCAGCCGGTGTGGTCGATCCTGTGACGGCCGTTGTCGGATACCTGACGTGTCGTGACCGTGCCTGTTCTGACGTCGCGGACGACCTCAACCACCTGGGGAACCGGCGCACGTAGGATAGTCTTCGGTTGGACGGGAGCGGATACGGCGGGTGGGAAGGGGGGCAGCGTGTCGTCGATCGCCCGCCGCTCGCGCACCGGCAGTCGTAGGACGCTGTTGGCAAGATCGATGGTCAGCGTGGCCGGCTCGGGCGAGGGCCAGACGACCGGCCAGTAGGATGTCGACAAGGCAAGGCGGAGCGTGTGGCCGGCGGCAAAGCTGTGCGCAGCATCGTTCAGCTTGACGCGCACCCGGTAGGTCTTGCCGGGTTCGAGCGGTTCGGGATGTTCGTGGCTGTCGCGATGGGTCAGGTTCAGTATGCCATAGGTGACGCGGCTGGAGG from the Roseovarius indicus genome contains:
- the thiC gene encoding phosphomethylpyrimidine synthase ThiC; translated protein: MKDLTPTVTTGPLPASRRVWHAGERHPDIRVPMREIDLHPTAGEPPVTVYDSSGPYTDPDAEIAIDRGLPRLREGWIAARGDTETYEGRDTTPADNGFAEGARLVPEFPVRNAPRHATGGRAVTQMAYARAGIVTPEMEFVAIRENLGRKAQAEKLTRDGESFGAAIPDFITPEFVRDEIAMGRAIIPTNINHPEAEPMAIGRNFLVKINANIGNSAVTSSMAEEVEKMVWATRWGADTVMDLSTGRNIHNIRDWILRNSPVPIGTVPLYQALEKVGGIAEDLTWEVFRDTLIEQAEQGVDYFTIHAGVRLHMIPMTVNRVTGIVSRGGSIMAKWCLHHHRESFLYEHFDEICEIARAYDVSFSLGDGLRPGSIADANDEAQFAELETLGELTQIAWARDCQVMIEGPGHVPMHKIKPNMDKQLEVCGEAPFYTLGPLTTDIAPGYDHITSGIGAAMIGWFGTAMLCYVTPKEHLGLPDRDDVKVGVITYKIAAHAADLAKGHPAAQIRDDALSRARFEFRWEDQFNLSLDPETARSMHDETLPKEAHKVAHFCSMCGPKFCSMRISHDIRAEAQKDGMARMAEKFREGGDLYIPLEDVK
- the thiM gene encoding hydroxyethylthiazole kinase, producing the protein MSQTPANLLTTLRAAPPLVQCITNYVAMNIAANVMVAAGASPAMVSAAEEAEEFAGIAGAVTVNIGTLSPPFVAGMRAAIRGAQQAGRPWVLDPVACQATRYRREVVQALVAEGPTIIRGNASEILSLAGEVSQGQGVDGRDAVEMAEKGARRVARSSGAVVAVTGAVDYVTDGTRAVRIEGGSPYMPMNTALGCSLTCLCGAYAAVAEGAFDAAVGALAHFAVAGERAQEGASGPGSFAPRFLDALAAVTPEALSGAVIHDAAVHA
- the thiE gene encoding thiamine phosphate synthase, which codes for MVETARAAVAGGATVVQLRDKAADTTRMIETGHALKAALAATGSALIVNDDVEAAIAIGADGLHIGQGDMAVEEARARIGAAMVLGLSVETPALAAAVDPALVDYIGAGPVFSTPSKLDHKAPVGFEGLAAQVAASPVPAVAIGGLKAHHVAQALKAGAQGVAVVSAICGQPDPKAAAGALRDRIDALDA
- the thiD gene encoding bifunctional hydroxymethylpyrimidine kinase/phosphomethylpyrimidine kinase, with the protein product MTANVLTIAGTDPSGGAGIQADIKAMSALGAYACSVVTAVVAQNTCGVRSFQALSPDFVADQIDAVLDDVRIDAVKIGMISNAGIAEAVADRLRHHGAGNIVLDPVMVAKSGHALLDPEAVSAVREALVPLARVITPNLPEAAVLLGREDDWTVQAMQAALPDLLALGSDYVLLKGGHLEGEHSTDLLTGPKGTRALKAPRIATTNDHGTGCTLSSAIAALLPHHDMPEAVARAKAYLHAALAESDALDVGQGHGPVHHFHALWGSGV
- a CDS encoding NUDIX hydrolase — protein: MPSPSIDPRPISATIAAVIRDNQVLLVRRANPPDAGRWGFPGGKIGHGETLFEAATRELAEETGVSAEPLRVFTAVDAFDHDATGNLCRHFILIAVLFRWKAGEPVAGDDALEARWVDLNALTDRNLALSLDVAEVADQAAALMSEMPS
- a CDS encoding MFS transporter, which produces MSGSTPSAPAIVGAIGGVYVAQSVIGGLTWSGLPGVLRQQGLPLDQIGLLSLLVLPWALKFLWAPAVERFRLPARGRHRSAQIVLAGGAVSFIGLCLAGLIGPAPVLPVMAVLLAVAFATATVDISCDGYAVAALRGGQYGWGNAAQVGGAYVGSAIGGGLFLVLVDRAGWAIGTWTMAGGVVLLILPFILIARAGTDETRAHVPKLSDALSRPEVRNGLAIAAIYVVAQKTAMGMIGPFFIDAGYSLTDLGLVSGAGSLGLGLVGALCGGGLVRKFGSRRILASAVAVQAGLLGFVAFSAGTGIVGTQIAAPIAIAGSAAMMALGFVALYALFMKWSDPRQAGVDFTLFQCMDAAVSMISGSLAGLVAEHFGYGIFFSIAAGLALAAIPTIVALSRRTEPSIATL
- a CDS encoding TonB-dependent siderophore receptor — its product is MRTSISVLAVTAVIGLPATAQEGQNYELGTIQLESESDDTLQQDGYVAQGGRQATKVDTEIRRIPQNISVVTTDQIEDQQPRTLLDTVGYSSGTSVNNFGFDTRYDALYLRGFPAYYTGLFRDGLRQYNGPSAWFRNDPYTYEGVALLKGPASSLYGVSGPGGLVNIVSKRPLDYKFRELKFTTGTDDRAEVAFDFSGPIDEDGRLLYRLTGLWRDSGTPLPGYPDDKMLIAPSLTYNLSDRTRITFLGEYSEATVGGTAAYYNPSYGVASELYNGDPAYNDFEQTQWRAGYEIEHELTNAITLRQNLRYSEVDADLEYSGFYAAGGGLARYWGHYLEDMQQFSVDTMAEIDFSTGAVEHEMVAGVDYTQASYDAYSAVGYVSAAATATMPVPYSGGQRNDQVGVYFHDQMTSGPWTVFASGRYDWVDTKAYDATGRPTNTSDEAFSGRIGVAYEFSNGLTPFANYSTSFSPNVGRVFDDVTTNVSRPAEPTRAEQAEIGVKYVIPGTDSLITASLFDIQQEDGVVFDTSTGVNKQRQLDLHSQGFEIEAQANLTKALRVTGSFTKVEVEIEKGAAGTNGNDLSAIPETSASLWAFYEPTTGPLRGIGIGGGLRYVGPSWGDDQNSFRNSERYFTDLSFTYDLARHGIEGVQLQANVKNLFDEDGQTCSAGTCYRYEGRTATVSLRHRF
- a CDS encoding LysR substrate-binding domain-containing protein is translated as MPRRFPPFSAIRAFESTARLGRQTEAAKELGVSISAISHQIKALENYVGAPLFEKQSGQLRLSAFGSQLLAPLTGALNMLESTFANYPNRSGVRQLTIQTYKPFANLWLMPQLADFTTRFPDIPLSVLTSTKRPLESDVDMAVIYANSKPQEERCDLLFREVTTPVCSPDLLKMKGGEPTIERLASERLISSAKYMNAWQDWMSDAGVQGFHARPSLVVDDLSTGLQAAISGVGWVMDMTPLASWYKGQGALVAPFKGVLHETGYSYYLVISRHCVNREDALVFRDWLLKQCGREEDEAPGG